One window of Nostoc sp. C052 genomic DNA carries:
- a CDS encoding diflavin flavoprotein, with the protein MSQNKPRDVQVYPIATDTRILRSRSWSRLRFEIEYALAKGTTANSYLIESDKTAIIDPPGETFTQIYLEALQQRFHFEDLDYVILGHVNPNRAATLRALLEIAPQITFVCSNPGAINLRAALENPDLQILVMRGEETLDLGNGHNLQFIPTPNPRYADELCTYDPQTEVLYTDKLFGAHVCGDQVFDEGWEVYNEDRRYYFDCLMAPHARQVETALDKLVDFPVRMYANGHGPLVRYGLIELTKAYREWSQQQTSADLTVALIYASAYGNTATLAQAIARGITKAGVAVESINCEFTEPEEIRAAVEKAGGFIIGSPTLGGHAPTPVQTALGIVLSTATNNKLAGAFGSFGWSGEAVDLIEGKLKDAGYRFGFDTIRVKFKPDDATLQLCEEAGTDFAQALKKARKVRSPSQPATTVEQAVGRIVGSLCVLTAKEGDRSSAMLASWVSQASFNPPGLTIAVAKDRAVETLTHTGNKFVLNILKEGNHLGLMKHFLKPFGPGQDRFADVATQETESGSPILTDALAYLECSVQNRMESGDHWLVYATVESGKLLDTDGVTAVHHRKSATHY; encoded by the coding sequence ATGTCACAAAATAAACCCCGTGATGTTCAAGTTTATCCAATAGCGACAGATACGAGAATACTGCGATCGCGCAGTTGGTCAAGGCTGAGATTTGAAATTGAATACGCTCTTGCTAAGGGTACAACTGCTAATTCTTATTTAATCGAAAGCGATAAAACTGCCATTATCGATCCTCCAGGGGAAACGTTTACGCAAATTTATTTAGAAGCTTTACAGCAACGTTTCCATTTTGAGGATTTAGATTATGTAATTTTGGGGCACGTAAATCCTAACCGCGCCGCAACTTTAAGAGCTTTGTTGGAAATTGCCCCGCAAATCACCTTTGTGTGTTCTAATCCAGGGGCGATAAATTTACGTGCAGCGCTAGAAAATCCAGATTTACAAATTCTTGTGATGCGGGGCGAAGAAACCTTAGATTTGGGTAATGGGCATAATTTACAATTTATTCCCACTCCCAATCCCCGTTATGCAGATGAACTTTGTACCTACGATCCGCAAACAGAAGTTTTGTACACAGATAAGTTATTTGGGGCGCACGTTTGTGGAGATCAGGTATTTGATGAAGGTTGGGAAGTATATAACGAGGATCGACGCTATTATTTTGATTGCCTCATGGCTCCCCACGCCCGTCAAGTTGAAACAGCACTGGATAAACTTGTCGATTTTCCCGTAAGAATGTATGCCAATGGGCATGGGCCTTTGGTGCGCTATGGCTTAATTGAACTGACTAAAGCTTATCGGGAATGGAGTCAACAGCAAACATCAGCTGACTTGACAGTGGCGTTAATTTATGCATCAGCTTATGGGAATACGGCTACATTAGCCCAAGCGATCGCTCGTGGCATCACCAAAGCTGGTGTCGCTGTAGAATCAATTAACTGCGAATTTACTGAACCAGAAGAAATCCGGGCGGCCGTAGAAAAAGCCGGTGGTTTCATCATCGGTTCTCCTACCCTTGGCGGACATGCACCGACACCCGTGCAAACAGCTTTAGGAATTGTGCTATCCACCGCTACTAATAATAAACTCGCTGGTGCTTTTGGTTCCTTTGGCTGGAGTGGGGAAGCGGTTGATTTAATTGAGGGTAAATTGAAAGATGCTGGCTATCGCTTTGGTTTTGATACCATCCGCGTCAAATTTAAACCCGACGATGCTACCCTACAATTGTGTGAAGAAGCTGGAACCGACTTTGCCCAAGCACTCAAAAAAGCCAGAAAAGTGCGATCGCCAAGTCAACCTGCAACAACTGTAGAACAAGCAGTTGGTCGCATTGTCGGTTCTCTTTGTGTTTTGACAGCCAAAGAAGGCGATCGCTCCAGTGCCATGTTAGCTTCTTGGGTATCTCAAGCTAGCTTTAATCCACCTGGTTTAACCATCGCCGTTGCCAAAGACCGCGCAGTAGAAACACTGACACATACAGGAAACAAATTTGTCCTCAATATTCTTAAAGAAGGCAATCACTTGGGCTTGATGAAGCACTTCCTCAAACCTTTTGGGCCAGGACAAGACCGATTTGCCGATGTCGCCACTCAAGAAACTGAAAGCGGTTCTC
- a CDS encoding diflavin flavoprotein — protein MVALTEKTEKRLTIEQVEIAQETTAIRSLDWDRDRFDIEFGLQNGTTYNSFLIRGEQTALVDTSHEKFRQLYFDTLTGLINPKEIDYLIISHTEPDHSGLVKDLLQLAPEITVVGSKVAIQFLEDLVHQPFKRRIVKNGDRLDLGNGHEFEFVIAPNLHWPDTIFSFDHKTKVLYTCDAFGLHYCSDSTFDENLAAIEEDFHYYYDCLMGPNARSVLSALKRMAELKTIGMIATGHGPLLSHNVEELVGRYRTWSQSQSKPETAVGIFYVSEYGYSDRLAQAIANGISKTGVAVEIVDLGSEVDLQELRELVSRCAGLIVGLIPASGAASIQAALSTVLGSAKEKQAIGVFETGGGDDEPIDPLVSKFRNLGLTTVFPAIRIKETPTENTYKLCEEAGTDLAQWVTRDRSIKAMKSLSADLDKALGRLSGGLYIITAKKGDVSSAMLASWVAQASFKPLGFSIAVAKDRAIESLMQVGDRFVLNILEEGNFQPLMKHFLKRFAPGADRFEGVRTQPAENGAPILNDALAYMECEVTSRMDCGDHWAVYSTVYAGRVSKPEALTAVHHRKVGNHY, from the coding sequence ATGGTAGCACTCACCGAAAAAACTGAAAAACGGCTCACCATAGAGCAGGTGGAAATCGCTCAAGAGACGACGGCTATTCGCTCTTTGGATTGGGATCGCGATCGCTTCGATATTGAGTTTGGTCTGCAAAACGGTACTACTTATAACTCGTTTCTCATCCGTGGCGAGCAAACTGCCTTAGTTGATACCTCCCACGAAAAGTTTCGTCAACTATATTTTGATACGCTCACGGGATTAATTAACCCAAAAGAAATAGATTATTTGATTATCAGCCACACCGAGCCAGACCATAGCGGTTTAGTTAAAGATTTGCTGCAATTGGCTCCAGAAATAACCGTTGTCGGTTCTAAAGTGGCAATTCAGTTTCTTGAGGATTTGGTACATCAGCCATTTAAACGGCGGATTGTGAAAAATGGTGATCGCTTGGATTTGGGCAATGGTCATGAATTTGAATTCGTGATTGCCCCAAATTTACATTGGCCGGATACCATTTTCAGTTTCGATCATAAAACTAAAGTTCTTTATACCTGCGATGCTTTTGGGCTGCACTATTGCTCAGATAGCACCTTTGATGAAAACTTAGCGGCTATCGAAGAAGACTTTCATTACTATTACGATTGCTTGATGGGGCCAAATGCACGCTCAGTTTTGTCTGCCCTGAAGCGGATGGCGGAACTTAAAACCATCGGTATGATTGCCACAGGACACGGGCCACTGTTATCTCACAATGTTGAGGAACTAGTTGGGCGTTACCGCACTTGGAGTCAAAGCCAAAGCAAGCCAGAAACAGCAGTTGGAATATTTTACGTTTCCGAATACGGGTATAGCGATCGCCTTGCCCAAGCAATTGCCAACGGTATCAGTAAAACTGGTGTTGCCGTGGAAATCGTCGATTTGGGGTCTGAAGTCGATTTACAAGAACTGCGGGAACTAGTTAGCCGCTGTGCTGGGCTAATCGTTGGTCTAATTCCGGCTTCTGGTGCTGCGAGTATTCAAGCTGCACTCAGCACAGTTTTAGGATCTGCCAAAGAAAAGCAAGCCATCGGCGTATTTGAAACTGGCGGTGGCGATGATGAACCGATAGATCCTTTGGTGAGTAAATTCCGCAATTTGGGTTTGACAACAGTTTTTCCAGCGATTCGGATTAAAGAAACACCTACGGAAAATACTTACAAGCTGTGTGAAGAAGCAGGTACAGACTTAGCTCAATGGGTAACACGCGATCGCAGCATCAAAGCTATGAAATCCCTTAGTGCTGACTTAGATAAAGCATTAGGTAGACTTAGCGGCGGATTATATATCATCACTGCCAAAAAAGGCGATGTATCCAGTGCTATGTTAGCCTCCTGGGTTGCTCAAGCCAGCTTTAAACCCTTGGGATTTTCCATTGCAGTCGCCAAAGATCGGGCAATTGAATCACTCATGCAGGTAGGCGATCGCTTTGTTCTGAACATCTTAGAAGAAGGCAATTTCCAACCACTCATGAAGCACTTTTTGAAGCGGTTCGCCCCTGGTGCAGATCGTTTTGAAGGTGTGAGAACTCAGCCAGCCGAAAATGGTGCGCCTATCCTCAATGATGCCCTAGCCTACATGGAGTGCGAAGTCACCAGTAGAATGGATTGTGGCGACCACTGGGCAGTATACAGCACAGTCTACGCTGGACGGGTTTCTAAGCCAGAAGCTTTGACTGCTGTGCATCACCGTAAAGTCGGAAACCACTATTAA